The bacterium genome includes the window AAGGGCTTCGATTCGCTATCCGCGAGGGCGGACGGACGATCGGCGCCGGTGTGGTCACACAAATTATTGAATAGGTGATTAAATGCCGAGAGAATTGATATATCTGGTCTGTCAGGAGTGTAAACGACGTAACTATACGGCCGACAAGAATAAACGCAAACACCCTAACAGGGTTGAGTACAAGAAATATTGCAAATTCGACCGTAAACATACCCTGCACAAGGAAAGCCGTTAATCACTGTATATGGACTGACCGGTAAGAAAGATTCCATATCAGACGGGAATGTGCAGGCCAGTAGTTCAATGGTAGAGCACCGGTCTCCAAAACCGGGCGTTGGGGGTTCGAGTCCCTCCTGGCCTGCCATGGATGTTCTGTCGAAAGACCTGTTTTCCCTGGCAAATATGTAATCATAAACTACTGTTGTTCCGGGATTGAACTGTATCAAGAAAACGGACGGTTGTTATGGCGCAATACGTTGAGGATACGAAAAGATTTTTGAAAGAAGTACGGAGCGAAATGTCCAAGGTCACCTGGCCAAGCTGGGCCGAGCTCAAGGGATCGACTATTCTTGTCATCATAGTATCGATTTTTTTCGCTATCTACATTGGTGCTCTCGATCTTGTGCTTTCGCTGATTCGTAAGGTATGGATGTAGAGACGATATACAACGAAGGATATATGGGGTAATAACCATGGATTGGTATGTGGTACATACGTTGTCAGGCCACGAAAATAAAGTCAAGACTTACATTGAAT containing:
- the rpmG gene encoding 50S ribosomal protein L33; this translates as MPRELIYLVCQECKRRNYTADKNKRKHPNRVEYKKYCKFDRKHTLHKESR
- the secE gene encoding preprotein translocase subunit SecE — protein: MAQYVEDTKRFLKEVRSEMSKVTWPSWAELKGSTILVIIVSIFFAIYIGALDLVLSLIRKVWM